One segment of Cetobacterium sp. NK01 DNA contains the following:
- the ychF gene encoding redox-regulated ATPase YchF: MIGIGIVGLPNVGKSTLFNAITKAGAAEAANYPFCTIEPNVGMVTVPDQRLDELSKIINPQRVQHATVEFVDIAGLVEGAAKGEGLGNKFLSNIRTTAAICQVVRCFEDENIIHVSGSVDPIRDIEIINGELILADMETIEKAIEKQSKLFKAKNKEALVLMPVLEKCKAHLDEYKMLRTLALTPEEQELMRTYQLLTQKPMMFAANVSEDELATGNEYVEKVKEYAGNLGAEVVVVSAKVESELQEMEDEDKKEFLEALGVEEPGLNRLIRAGFKLLGLQTYFTAGVKEVRAWTIKIGDTAPKAAGEIHTDFERGFIRAKVVGYEDFIKYSGWKGAQEAGVLRLEGKEYIVKDGDLMEFLFNV; the protein is encoded by the coding sequence ATGATAGGTATAGGAATAGTAGGACTTCCAAATGTTGGAAAGTCAACTCTTTTTAACGCAATAACAAAAGCTGGAGCGGCAGAAGCAGCAAACTATCCGTTCTGTACAATAGAACCAAACGTAGGAATGGTAACAGTTCCAGATCAAAGATTAGATGAGTTATCAAAAATAATAAATCCCCAAAGAGTTCAACATGCAACAGTTGAATTTGTTGATATTGCAGGTTTAGTTGAGGGAGCAGCAAAAGGAGAAGGACTAGGAAATAAGTTCCTATCAAATATTAGAACTACTGCTGCTATTTGCCAAGTTGTTAGATGTTTTGAAGATGAAAACATTATTCACGTAAGTGGAAGCGTAGATCCAATAAGAGATATTGAAATAATCAATGGAGAGTTAATCTTAGCTGATATGGAGACTATTGAAAAAGCTATAGAAAAACAATCGAAATTATTCAAGGCAAAAAATAAAGAAGCGTTAGTTTTAATGCCAGTTTTAGAAAAGTGTAAAGCTCATTTAGATGAGTATAAAATGTTAAGAACACTAGCATTAACTCCTGAAGAACAAGAGTTAATGAGAACATACCAACTTTTAACACAAAAACCAATGATGTTTGCAGCAAATGTATCAGAAGATGAGTTAGCTACAGGAAACGAATATGTAGAGAAAGTAAAAGAGTATGCAGGGAATTTAGGAGCGGAAGTTGTAGTGGTTTCTGCAAAAGTTGAATCAGAACTTCAAGAGATGGAAGATGAAGATAAAAAAGAGTTTTTAGAAGCTTTAGGTGTAGAAGAGCCAGGTTTAAATAGATTGATAAGAGCAGGATTTAAACTACTAGGATTACAAACTTATTTTACAGCAGGAGTAAAAGAAGTAAGAGCATGGACTATAAAAATAGGTGATACAGCTCCAAAGGCAGCAGGAGAGATCCATACAGATTTTGAAAGAGGATTTATCAGAGCAAAAGTTGTTGGATATGAAGACTTCATAAAATATTCTGGATGGAAAGGAGCTCAGGAAGCTGGAGTTCTAAGACTAGAAGGAAAAGAATATATTGTAAAAGATGGAGACTTAATGGAGTTTTTATTTAATGTATAA
- a CDS encoding YceD family protein: MIIKLSEIINESEVAFDYVEKTMDSMDTPEGVTIKGKAYKEGNSYVVEGSYRAVLRLECVRCLAEIEPLIQGEFKGEYLDPKEYSKYMSSLKPEEEFGDKHFEEAVNSEINISNLVREYIILDLSQYEACLPECSDTSEVEKYSKEDVDPRWQQLLDIKF; this comes from the coding sequence TTGATAATCAAGCTTAGTGAAATTATTAATGAATCAGAGGTAGCCTTTGATTATGTTGAAAAGACTATGGATTCTATGGACACTCCAGAAGGTGTAACTATAAAAGGAAAAGCCTATAAAGAGGGAAATAGTTATGTAGTTGAAGGGTCTTATAGAGCAGTACTAAGATTAGAGTGTGTTAGATGTTTGGCGGAAATAGAACCTTTAATTCAAGGCGAATTTAAAGGAGAATATCTAGATCCGAAAGAATATTCTAAGTATATGTCTAGTCTGAAGCCAGAAGAGGAGTTTGGAGACAAACATTTTGAAGAAGCTGTAAATAGCGAAATAAATATCTCAAATCTGGTTAGAGAATATATAATACTTGATTTGTCACAATATGAGGCATGTCTTCCAGAGTGTTCGGATACTTCTGAAGTAGAGAAATACTCTAAAGAAGATGTTGACCCAAGATGGCAGCAATTATTAGACATAAAATTTTAA
- the rpmF gene encoding 50S ribosomal protein L32 yields MAVPKKKTSKAKKNMRRSHHALTGSTLATCDKCGAPRRPHRVCLACGDYNGKQVLATEVE; encoded by the coding sequence ATGGCAGTACCTAAGAAGAAAACTTCGAAAGCTAAGAAAAACATGAGAAGATCTCACCACGCATTAACAGGTTCTACTTTAGCTACTTGTGACAAATGTGGAGCACCAAGAAGACCGCACAGAGTTTGTCTTGCATGTGGAGATTACAACGGAAAGCAAGTATTAGCTACTGAAGTAGAGTAA
- the plsX gene encoding phosphate acyltransferase PlsX, translating to MRIALDAMGGDFAPFETVKGAVQALDELKNLTVVLVGKKEKIEEELKKYTYDKNRIEIFDAREVVEMTDDPMTAVKTKKDSSMNRMLELVKSGDVEASVSAGNTGALISASQLKLRRIKGVLRPAITTIFPSKKRDIVLMDVGANADCRPEFINQFGLMGSLYYEEMFGVNNPRVGLLNIGTEEGKGNEITREAFNLLKNNDKINFIGNIESREMMDGDVDVVVTDGFTGNMVLKTAEGTAKFIFSILKDEIQKSLLGKIGALFLKPIFKNLKRKLDSSEYGGALFLGINGISIKAHGNSTARGIKNALKVANKFAEDKFIDRLTEVMKQSQGGSDEA from the coding sequence ATGAGAATCGCTTTAGATGCCATGGGTGGAGATTTTGCACCTTTTGAAACAGTAAAAGGAGCAGTACAGGCTTTAGATGAACTAAAAAATTTAACTGTGGTTTTAGTTGGAAAAAAAGAAAAAATAGAAGAAGAATTAAAAAAGTATACATATGATAAAAATAGAATAGAGATCTTTGATGCTAGAGAAGTGGTAGAAATGACAGATGACCCAATGACGGCTGTAAAAACAAAAAAAGATTCATCTATGAATAGAATGTTAGAGCTAGTAAAATCAGGAGATGTAGAAGCGTCAGTTTCTGCTGGTAATACAGGAGCTCTAATTAGTGCTAGTCAATTGAAACTAAGAAGAATAAAAGGAGTTTTAAGACCGGCCATAACAACAATATTTCCTAGTAAAAAAAGAGATATAGTTCTAATGGATGTTGGAGCTAATGCAGATTGTAGACCTGAATTCATAAACCAATTTGGATTAATGGGATCATTGTATTACGAAGAAATGTTCGGAGTAAATAATCCAAGAGTTGGATTGCTCAATATTGGAACGGAAGAGGGAAAAGGAAATGAAATAACAAGAGAAGCCTTTAATCTTCTAAAAAATAATGATAAAATAAACTTTATAGGAAATATAGAGAGTAGAGAGATGATGGACGGAGATGTAGATGTAGTTGTAACTGATGGTTTTACAGGAAATATGGTCTTGAAAACAGCTGAAGGTACAGCTAAATTTATATTTTCTATATTAAAAGATGAAATTCAAAAAAGTTTATTAGGAAAAATAGGAGCTCTTTTTCTAAAGCCTATTTTTAAAAATTTAAAAAGAAAATTGGATTCTTCTGAATATGGAGGAGCATTATTTTTAGGAATAAATGGAATCTCTATAAAAGCTCACGGGAATTCAACAGCTAGAGGAATAAAAAATGCTTTAAAAGTTGCCAATAAGTTTGCTGAAGACAAATTTATAGATAGATTAACAGAGGTAATGAAACAGAGCCAAGGAGGAAGCGATGAAGCTTAA
- a CDS encoding beta-ketoacyl-ACP synthase III, translating to MKLKNVGIIGLGTYVPENVMTNFDFEKIIDTSDEWIRTRTGIEERRFASENQATSDLGAEASKKALEKAGISAEDIDMIILATTTPDYPIQSTACVVQELIGAVNAAAVDINAACSGFVYALTMAKGLISSGMNKKILVIGAEVLSKCVDMQDRNTCVLFGDGAAAAVVAEVEDGYGMISQFLGAEADIKGALRTPAGGTRKPLSQEVLDERSNFLQMKGQDVFKFAVKALPKATLEALEGANLKAEDIDMVFPHQANVRIIEAASKRLEIPMEKFYLNLNRYGNTSSASIGLALGEALEKGLVKKGDTIALTGFGAGLTYASMIIKWSY from the coding sequence ATGAAGCTTAAAAATGTAGGTATAATAGGATTAGGAACATATGTTCCAGAAAATGTAATGACAAATTTTGATTTTGAAAAAATTATAGATACATCAGATGAGTGGATTAGAACAAGAACTGGAATAGAGGAAAGAAGGTTTGCAAGTGAAAATCAAGCTACATCAGATCTTGGAGCAGAAGCATCGAAAAAAGCTTTAGAAAAAGCTGGAATCTCTGCAGAAGATATAGATATGATAATTTTAGCTACAACAACACCTGATTATCCAATTCAAAGTACAGCTTGTGTTGTGCAAGAGTTAATAGGAGCTGTGAATGCAGCAGCAGTTGATATAAATGCGGCTTGTAGTGGATTTGTATATGCATTAACAATGGCAAAAGGACTTATATCATCAGGAATGAATAAAAAAATATTAGTTATAGGAGCAGAAGTTCTTTCGAAATGTGTAGATATGCAAGATAGAAATACTTGTGTTTTATTTGGAGACGGAGCAGCAGCAGCAGTAGTAGCAGAAGTAGAAGATGGATACGGAATGATATCTCAATTCTTAGGAGCTGAAGCCGATATAAAAGGGGCTTTAAGAACACCAGCAGGTGGAACTAGAAAACCATTAAGTCAAGAAGTTTTAGATGAGAGATCTAACTTTTTACAAATGAAAGGGCAAGATGTGTTTAAGTTTGCTGTAAAAGCTCTTCCAAAAGCGACATTAGAAGCTTTAGAGGGTGCAAATTTAAAAGCAGAGGATATAGACATGGTATTTCCACATCAAGCAAATGTAAGAATAATTGAAGCAGCTTCAAAAAGACTTGAAATTCCAATGGAAAAATTCTATTTAAATTTAAATAGATATGGAAATACTTCTTCAGCTTCAATAGGATTAGCTTTAGGAGAAGCTCTAGAGAAAGGGCTTGTTAAGAAAGGAGATACAATTGCTTTAACAGGATTTGGAGCAGGGTTAACATATGCATCAATGATTATAAAGTGGTCGTATTAA
- the fabD gene encoding ACP S-malonyltransferase, producing the protein MSKIAFVFPGQGTQYVGMGKELYENNEIAKKEFDKIFSNLDFDLKAVMFEGTEEELKDTKNTQPAIVAMSLVLEKLLRAKGINPDFVAGHSVGEYSAIGSAGFLSMEDTVKLTSLRGRAMSKVSGEVSGTMAAIIGLDSDKIVETLKEIDGVVEAVNFNEPKQTVIAGEKEAIGKACIALKEAGARRAMELAVSGPFHSSLMQPAGQILKEALEEFKFKNSEIPLIANTTAKEITTVEELKEELYRQSFGPVKWVDTITTLKDNGVTTIYEIGPGKVLNGLIKKIDKEIEVINVEKLSDLA; encoded by the coding sequence ATGAGTAAAATAGCTTTTGTTTTTCCTGGTCAAGGTACACAGTATGTTGGAATGGGAAAAGAACTTTATGAAAATAACGAAATAGCTAAAAAGGAGTTTGATAAGATCTTCTCTAATTTAGATTTTGATTTAAAAGCGGTTATGTTTGAAGGAACTGAGGAAGAGTTAAAAGATACTAAAAATACTCAACCAGCAATAGTCGCTATGAGTTTAGTTTTAGAAAAATTATTAAGAGCAAAAGGAATAAATCCAGATTTTGTAGCAGGACATTCAGTAGGAGAATACTCAGCAATAGGATCTGCTGGATTTTTATCAATGGAAGATACAGTAAAGTTAACTTCTTTAAGAGGAAGAGCTATGAGCAAAGTTTCAGGAGAAGTTTCAGGAACAATGGCAGCAATAATAGGGCTTGATTCTGATAAAATAGTTGAAACTTTAAAAGAAATTGACGGAGTTGTGGAAGCTGTAAATTTCAATGAACCAAAGCAAACTGTAATAGCTGGAGAAAAAGAAGCTATTGGAAAAGCTTGTATTGCTTTAAAAGAAGCAGGAGCAAGAAGAGCTATGGAATTAGCTGTTTCAGGACCATTTCACTCGAGTTTAATGCAACCAGCTGGACAAATACTAAAAGAAGCTTTAGAAGAGTTTAAGTTTAAAAATTCTGAGATACCATTAATAGCTAATACTACAGCAAAAGAAATAACAACAGTAGAGGAATTAAAAGAAGAGTTATACAGACAAAGTTTTGGACCTGTAAAATGGGTAGATACAATAACGACTTTAAAAGATAATGGAGTGACGACTATATATGAGATTGGGCCAGGAAAAGTATTGAATGGCTTAATAAAGAAAATTGATAAAGAGATTGAAGTTATCAATGTAGAAAAACTTTCAGATTTAGCTTAG
- the acpP gene encoding acyl carrier protein — protein sequence MLDKIREIVVEQLGVDADQVTLEANFVEDLGADSLDTVELIMAFEEEFDVEIPDTEAEKIKTVQDVVNYIEANK from the coding sequence ATGTTAGATAAAATAAGAGAAATAGTTGTAGAGCAATTAGGAGTTGACGCTGATCAAGTAACTTTAGAGGCAAACTTCGTAGAGGATTTAGGAGCAGATTCATTAGATACTGTTGAGTTAATAATGGCTTTTGAAGAGGAGTTCGACGTAGAGATTCCTGATACAGAAGCAGAGAAAATTAAAACTGTTCAAGATGTTGTAAACTACATTGAGGCAAATAAGTAA
- the fabF gene encoding beta-ketoacyl-ACP synthase II has product MRRVVVTGVGLITSLGTGTEKSWEAIKAGKCGIKEIKSFDTTESAVKIAGEVTDFDPTEFGIEKKEVKKLARNTQFAIAAAKMALEDSGLVIDEKNATKVGTIVSSGIGGIEIFEDQYGTMLEKGARRISPFTIPAMINNMASGNVGIYFGAKGPNKAVVTACAAGTHSIGDSYEMIKSGRTDAMITGGTEACITKFAINAFANMKALSTRNDEPQKASRPFTADRDGFVMGEGAGILILEELESAKARGAKIYAEVVGYGETCDAYHITSPAEGGEGATRAFVMAMEEGNIKPEEVGYINAHGTSTPANDRNETAAIKDAFGEAAYKMNISSTKGATGHGLGAAGGIEGVILALSIAEGVVPPTINLDNPDPTLDLNYTPNEMVKREIEVAMSSSLGFGGHNAVIAMRKYK; this is encoded by the coding sequence ATGAGAAGAGTAGTTGTAACAGGAGTTGGTTTAATAACTTCACTGGGAACTGGGACGGAAAAATCTTGGGAAGCTATAAAAGCTGGAAAATGTGGAATAAAAGAGATTAAATCTTTTGATACAACAGAGAGTGCTGTTAAGATAGCAGGAGAGGTTACTGACTTTGATCCAACTGAGTTTGGAATAGAAAAAAAAGAGGTAAAAAAATTAGCTAGAAATACACAATTTGCAATTGCCGCTGCAAAAATGGCATTAGAGGACTCAGGTCTTGTTATAGATGAAAAAAATGCAACTAAAGTTGGAACAATTGTATCGTCAGGAATTGGTGGAATAGAAATTTTTGAAGATCAATATGGAACAATGTTAGAAAAGGGAGCAAGAAGAATATCTCCATTTACAATTCCAGCTATGATAAATAACATGGCATCAGGAAATGTAGGAATATATTTTGGAGCTAAAGGGCCTAATAAGGCTGTAGTAACAGCATGTGCGGCAGGAACTCACTCAATTGGTGATTCTTATGAGATGATAAAATCAGGAAGAACAGATGCAATGATTACAGGTGGAACAGAAGCTTGTATAACAAAGTTTGCTATAAATGCTTTTGCAAATATGAAAGCTTTATCGACTAGAAATGATGAGCCACAAAAAGCTTCAAGACCTTTTACAGCAGATAGAGACGGATTTGTTATGGGAGAGGGAGCAGGAATTCTTATTTTAGAAGAGTTAGAATCAGCAAAAGCAAGAGGAGCAAAAATATATGCAGAAGTAGTAGGATACGGTGAAACTTGCGATGCTTATCACATAACATCTCCAGCAGAAGGTGGAGAAGGAGCAACAAGAGCATTTGTTATGGCTATGGAAGAGGGAAATATAAAACCTGAAGAAGTTGGATATATTAACGCTCATGGAACATCAACACCAGCTAATGATAGAAATGAAACTGCTGCAATAAAAGATGCTTTCGGTGAAGCAGCATATAAGATGAATATATCTTCAACAAAAGGTGCAACAGGGCATGGATTAGGAGCAGCAGGTGGAATTGAAGGAGTAATTTTAGCTCTATCAATAGCAGAAGGGGTAGTACCACCTACTATAAACTTAGATAATCCAGATCCAACATTAGATTTAAACTATACTCCGAATGAAATGGTAAAAAGAGAGATTGAAGTTGCAATGTCAAGTTCATTAGGATTTGGTGGACATAATGCTGTAATAGCAATGAGAAAATATAAATAA
- the rnc gene encoding ribonuclease III, protein MKKSYLELEDKIGYTFNNKELLKNALIHRSFGNEHAKYRKLNNERLELLGDAVLDLIVTEYLYKSYPNALEGDLAKLKAMVVSEPVLAKISKNLDFGQYLMLSKGEELTGGRERNSILGDVFEAILGAIYLDSDFVTAKNIAMKYLKYPIEHINENEDILDFKTILQEYSQKEYKIIPTYQVVSEVGPDHLKVFEVVAIIKDDLKGYGKGKNKKSAEQSAAKDICKNLGVKLYETL, encoded by the coding sequence GTGAAAAAATCATATCTAGAATTAGAAGATAAAATAGGTTATACCTTTAATAATAAGGAACTATTAAAAAATGCACTTATCCATAGATCTTTTGGTAATGAACACGCTAAATACAGAAAGTTAAATAATGAGAGACTAGAACTGCTAGGAGACGCAGTTCTAGATCTTATTGTAACAGAGTATTTATATAAAAGTTATCCAAATGCTTTGGAAGGAGATTTAGCAAAGTTAAAAGCTATGGTAGTAAGTGAGCCTGTATTGGCAAAGATATCAAAAAATTTAGATTTTGGTCAATATTTAATGCTAAGTAAAGGTGAAGAATTAACAGGTGGAAGAGAAAGAAACTCGATATTAGGAGATGTTTTTGAAGCTATATTAGGAGCAATCTATTTAGATTCAGATTTTGTAACAGCTAAAAATATAGCCATGAAATATTTAAAATATCCAATTGAACATATAAATGAAAATGAAGATATACTTGATTTTAAAACAATATTGCAGGAGTACAGTCAGAAAGAATATAAGATAATCCCAACGTATCAAGTAGTAAGCGAAGTGGGACCAGATCATTTAAAAGTTTTTGAGGTTGTTGCAATTATAAAAGATGATTTAAAAGGATATGGAAAAGGAAAAAATAAAAAAAGTGCAGAACAATCAGCAGCAAAAGATATCTGCAAAAATTTGGGAGTAAAACTTTATGAAACACTATAA
- a CDS encoding elongator complex protein 3 encodes MKHYNIPIFISHFGCPNDCVFCNQKKINGRETDVTTEDIKSIIETYLKTLPKKSKKEVAFFGGTFTGISIKLQEEYLAVVYEYIKKGFVDGIRLSTRPDYINKEIVDMLKKYGVTTVELGVQSLDEQVLIQTHRFYPMEKVYIASRLIKEAGIELGIQLMLGLPGSSDESDFLSAIKTVELKPDIARIYPTLVIKETEMADMFKKGRYIPLSLNEAIKRCKKIYSLLDYNNINIVRVGLQPTEELNDNENVLGGPFHPAFRELVVGEIYYDFLKKINDIEEKLEVETNERNVSKIVGINKINREKLGKNLKIKINNTMKIDAIKVNEKIYSWKQVLRGEIDEPSNNKYQ; translated from the coding sequence ATGAAACACTATAATATTCCAATTTTTATAAGTCATTTTGGATGTCCAAATGATTGTGTTTTCTGTAATCAAAAAAAAATTAATGGTAGAGAAACAGATGTAACTACAGAAGATATAAAAAGTATAATTGAAACATACTTAAAAACTCTTCCAAAAAAATCCAAGAAAGAGGTGGCTTTTTTTGGTGGAACTTTTACAGGAATTTCTATAAAATTGCAAGAGGAATATCTAGCTGTAGTTTATGAATATATAAAAAAAGGTTTTGTTGATGGAATAAGGTTATCTACAAGACCAGATTATATAAATAAAGAGATAGTAGATATGCTAAAAAAATATGGAGTAACTACTGTAGAGTTAGGAGTTCAATCGTTAGATGAACAAGTATTAATTCAAACACATAGATTTTATCCGATGGAGAAAGTATATATAGCTTCACGATTAATAAAAGAAGCAGGTATTGAATTAGGGATACAACTTATGTTAGGATTACCTGGATCTAGTGATGAAAGTGATTTTTTAAGTGCAATAAAAACAGTTGAATTAAAACCTGATATAGCTAGAATATATCCAACATTAGTTATAAAAGAAACTGAAATGGCAGACATGTTTAAAAAGGGAAGATATATTCCTTTATCACTAAACGAAGCAATAAAAAGATGTAAAAAAATATACTCACTTTTAGATTATAATAATATAAATATTGTTAGAGTTGGATTGCAACCAACTGAAGAATTAAATGATAATGAGAATGTCTTAGGGGGACCATTCCATCCAGCTTTTCGTGAATTAGTAGTTGGTGAAATATATTATGATTTTCTAAAAAAAATAAATGATATAGAGGAAAAGTTAGAAGTAGAAACAAATGAACGGAATGTTTCCAAAATTGTAGGAATAAATAAAATTAATAGAGAAAAATTAGGAAAGAATCTAAAGATTAAAATAAATAATACAATGAAGATAGATGCAATTAAAGTCAATGAAAAGATTTACTCGTGGAAACAGGTTCTTAGGGGAGAGATAGATGAACCAAGTAATAATAAATACCAATAA
- a CDS encoding Rne/Rng family ribonuclease, whose translation MNQVIINTNKFKTRAAVLENGKVMEVHIEREGEGTLNGNIYKGKVANVLPGMESAFVNIGLEKNGFLYVKDLRDFEEKYLIGIANSVKPIDELLNVGDDVVVQVLSDPRGSKGARVTTHYTIPGKFLVLMPNNNHIAISKKIKNEVERERLEKLFTEIVPEGMGVIIRTAAEGKSIYHFEKELQYLIKKWEEIEVKIKQSKIGDLLYKDNGIVSKVLRDIIGNDIDEIIVDNEEVYWEIIDYVRAFTEGIPKMKIKLYSEKEEIFYKYGIQKEIEKSLETTTMLECGGSIVIEKTEALVSIDVNTGKNIGSMSLEETVVKTNIEAAEEIARQLRIRNLSGIIIIDFIDMKIEEDKEKVLKVLEENLVKDRVKTNIIHFTDLGLVEMTRKRLGKPLSYYFQDECPMCKGTGKIKGSRAIVENIIKELKDIIQEKDIKKVKIVTKPSVKEKIEEIYLEFIKALLQNSGKSIEITSKNRDLLKDYEIILES comes from the coding sequence ATGAACCAAGTAATAATAAATACCAATAAATTTAAAACAAGAGCAGCAGTTTTAGAGAATGGAAAAGTTATGGAAGTTCATATTGAAAGAGAGGGAGAAGGGACATTAAACGGTAATATATATAAAGGAAAGGTTGCCAATGTTTTACCTGGGATGGAATCAGCTTTTGTCAATATAGGACTTGAAAAAAATGGATTTTTGTATGTTAAGGATTTGAGAGATTTTGAAGAGAAATATTTAATAGGAATAGCAAATAGTGTAAAGCCAATTGATGAACTTCTAAATGTTGGTGATGATGTAGTAGTTCAAGTTTTAAGTGATCCAAGAGGAAGTAAAGGTGCTAGAGTAACTACTCACTATACAATTCCTGGAAAGTTTTTAGTGTTGATGCCAAATAATAATCATATCGCCATTTCTAAAAAAATAAAAAATGAAGTAGAAAGAGAAAGGTTAGAAAAATTATTTACAGAAATAGTTCCTGAAGGAATGGGAGTTATTATAAGAACAGCAGCAGAAGGAAAAAGTATTTATCACTTTGAAAAAGAATTGCAATATTTAATTAAAAAATGGGAAGAAATAGAGGTTAAAATAAAACAATCAAAAATAGGTGATCTTTTATATAAAGATAATGGTATTGTAAGCAAAGTATTAAGAGATATCATAGGTAATGATATAGATGAAATAATTGTTGATAATGAAGAGGTTTATTGGGAGATAATAGACTATGTAAGAGCTTTTACTGAAGGTATACCTAAAATGAAAATAAAATTATACTCTGAAAAAGAGGAGATTTTCTATAAATATGGAATTCAAAAAGAGATAGAAAAATCTTTAGAAACTACTACTATGTTAGAGTGTGGAGGATCTATTGTAATTGAAAAAACAGAAGCATTAGTAAGTATAGATGTTAATACTGGTAAGAATATTGGAAGTATGAGCTTAGAAGAAACTGTTGTTAAAACAAATATAGAAGCAGCAGAAGAGATAGCAAGACAACTTAGAATAAGAAATTTAAGTGGTATAATAATAATAGACTTTATCGATATGAAAATTGAAGAAGATAAAGAAAAAGTACTAAAGGTTTTAGAAGAGAATTTAGTGAAAGATAGAGTTAAAACTAATATAATTCATTTTACTGATTTAGGATTAGTTGAGATGACGAGAAAAAGATTAGGAAAACCACTTAGCTATTATTTTCAAGATGAATGTCCTATGTGTAAGGGAACTGGTAAAATAAAAGGAAGTAGAGCAATTGTTGAAAATATAATAAAAGAGCTAAAAGATATAATACAAGAAAAAGATATAAAAAAAGTAAAAATAGTTACAAAACCTTCTGTAAAAGAGAAAATAGAAGAAATTTATTTAGAATTTATAAAAGCTCTTTTACAAAATTCTGGAAAATCAATTGAAATAACTAGTAAAAATAGGGATTTATTAAAAGACTATGAAATAATATTAGAAAGTTAG
- the coaD gene encoding pantetheine-phosphate adenylyltransferase yields MKLALYSGTFDPITKGHKEIIKRASKMCDKLVVAVLNNNSKKTLFSLEERKEMVEETLKGIKNIEVVEHSGLLVDYMKEIKCRYIIRGLRAVIDYEYELSLAYGNYDISEGEIETVFIPASKEYLYVSSSVVRELALYNGKLDNYLDEYVIEKIKKRFKE; encoded by the coding sequence ATGAAATTAGCTTTATATTCAGGAACGTTTGATCCTATAACAAAAGGACATAAAGAGATAATAAAAAGAGCTAGTAAAATGTGTGATAAATTAGTTGTTGCAGTTTTAAATAATAACTCGAAAAAAACATTGTTTTCTTTAGAAGAGCGTAAAGAAATGGTTGAAGAAACCTTAAAAGGAATAAAAAATATAGAGGTAGTTGAACATAGTGGACTCTTAGTTGATTATATGAAAGAAATAAAGTGTCGATATATAATCAGAGGATTGAGAGCTGTAATAGACTATGAATATGAGTTATCTTTAGCTTATGGAAATTACGATATATCCGAAGGTGAGATAGAAACAGTTTTTATTCCAGCATCTAAAGAGTACTTATATGTAAGTTCTTCTGTTGTTAGAGAACTAGCCCTATATAATGGTAAATTAGACAATTATTTAGATGAATATGTAATAGAAAAGATAAAAAAAAGATTTAAGGAGTAA